In Desulfomonile tiedjei DSM 6799, a genomic segment contains:
- a CDS encoding thioredoxin family protein, translated as MKVEILGVGCAKCTKLYEAVTELVKKNSIDAEVVKVEDLKVFGQYGVFMTPALVVDGQVKVAGKVPKDSEILKWLSA; from the coding sequence ATGAAAGTAGAAATCTTAGGCGTAGGATGTGCTAAATGTACCAAGCTGTACGAGGCAGTCACCGAACTGGTGAAGAAGAATAGTATTGATGCCGAAGTGGTCAAGGTTGAGGACTTGAAGGTATTCGGCCAGTACGGGGTGTTCATGACACCTGCTCTTGTCGTGGACGGACAAGTAAAAGTAGCCGGTAAAGTGCCCAAGGATTCAGAAATATTGAAATGGCTTTCCGCTTGA
- a CDS encoding efflux RND transporter periplasmic adaptor subunit, protein MAQKMEKAMAGKVYFDLREQLDQYSVGFPATKSGIEIKIHRRGYLFPLRIVKSIEESSMYMTKILLKKFAGLSHRYRILLLIGALGFIVCGAVLGNGREKQMPVESASPRLVRSFTVISAQGGVAEYTGVIHARTESDLGFRVSGKIIEKLVKAGDHVKRGQTLMRLDPTDLQLAVNAARANEEAARAQNNRAVSDERRQRALVTIEAVSVQQYDHAKSAADATTAQLNSAIAYSRQMENQVGYAVLRADADGVIMERPADVGQVVSAGNVVIRLAHDGAREAVVNLPEGNTKIAKTVAIARLYADSGQTFPAKLRELSAMADPLTRTYQARYSLGGGENAPLGATVTVHLYGDNGNGAAQPYEIPVGALYDDGTGTSVWVIDPDTLSLSRRFVQVAKLGSETALVSKGLKPGERILALGTHLVKEGERVNILPGPEKEHR, encoded by the coding sequence ATGGCTCAGAAAATGGAGAAAGCCATGGCCGGTAAAGTCTATTTCGACCTTCGGGAGCAGTTGGACCAGTATTCGGTAGGATTTCCTGCAACCAAGTCCGGGATCGAAATCAAGATCCATAGACGAGGCTATTTGTTTCCGTTGCGGATCGTAAAATCAATTGAGGAATCCAGCATGTATATGACAAAAATACTATTGAAGAAGTTTGCCGGCTTGTCGCACAGGTATCGCATATTGCTCCTCATAGGAGCATTGGGCTTCATTGTCTGCGGTGCTGTACTAGGAAATGGAAGAGAAAAACAAATGCCTGTCGAGTCGGCATCTCCCCGCCTGGTTCGTTCCTTTACCGTTATTTCCGCACAAGGTGGCGTCGCGGAATATACCGGTGTGATTCACGCTCGAACGGAAAGCGATCTAGGTTTTCGCGTTTCGGGCAAAATCATAGAGAAACTCGTCAAGGCCGGAGATCATGTCAAACGGGGACAGACTTTGATGCGGCTTGATCCGACAGACCTGCAACTTGCCGTCAATGCAGCCCGTGCAAATGAGGAAGCGGCCCGTGCCCAGAATAACCGCGCTGTCTCCGATGAACGTCGCCAACGTGCTCTGGTCACCATAGAAGCCGTATCCGTACAGCAATACGACCATGCCAAATCAGCAGCAGACGCAACAACCGCACAACTGAATTCCGCCATTGCATACTCCAGGCAAATGGAAAACCAGGTGGGCTATGCCGTTCTCAGGGCTGATGCGGACGGCGTCATCATGGAAAGACCAGCTGACGTCGGACAAGTGGTAAGTGCGGGTAACGTGGTGATTCGCCTGGCCCATGATGGTGCACGCGAAGCGGTAGTCAACCTTCCTGAAGGGAATACAAAGATTGCAAAGACCGTGGCCATCGCCCGTCTTTATGCTGATTCAGGTCAGACTTTCCCTGCAAAACTGCGTGAATTATCCGCAATGGCGGACCCTCTCACACGAACCTATCAGGCGCGCTACAGTCTGGGTGGTGGGGAAAACGCTCCTCTTGGTGCAACAGTGACGGTTCATTTGTATGGTGACAACGGGAACGGCGCGGCGCAGCCGTACGAAATTCCCGTCGGCGCGTTGTATGATGATGGCACTGGCACAAGCGTGTGGGTCATAGATCCTGATACATTATCCTTATCACGCCGATTTGTCCAAGTTGCGAAGCTTGGCAGCGAGACAGCGCTTGTCAGCAAAGGACTCAAGCCGGGCGAACGAATTCTGGCACTGGGTACTCACCTGGTTAAAGAAGGAGAAAGAGTAAATATTCTCCCCGGCCCGGAGAAGGAGCACAGATGA
- a CDS encoding (2Fe-2S)-binding protein, with product MPEVSMTVNGLAVRGTVEGRTLLVEYLREHLHLTGTHVGCDTTQCGACVVHVDGLAVKSCTMLALECEGAAVTTIEGLAPHGAPLHPMQAAFREHHALQCGYCTSGMVMMAVDIARRLGEPDEATIREELKGNICRCTGYHNIVKAIAAGAKAMAAERE from the coding sequence ATGCCTGAAGTCTCGATGACGGTGAACGGCCTCGCGGTCCGCGGCACGGTCGAGGGGCGCACGCTCCTCGTCGAGTATCTGCGGGAGCATCTTCACCTGACGGGCACTCACGTCGGCTGCGACACGACCCAGTGCGGAGCCTGCGTTGTCCACGTCGACGGCCTCGCGGTGAAGTCGTGCACCATGCTCGCGCTGGAATGCGAGGGCGCGGCGGTCACGACCATCGAGGGCCTGGCCCCGCACGGCGCCCCGCTCCACCCCATGCAAGCGGCCTTCCGCGAGCACCATGCTCTGCAGTGCGGCTACTGCACGTCCGGCATGGTGATGATGGCGGTCGACATCGCGCGCCGCCTGGGTGAGCCGGACGAGGCGACGATCCGGGAGGAGCTCAAGGGCAACATCTGCCGGTGCACGGGCTACCACAACATCGTCAAGGCGATCGCGGCAGGCGCCAAGGCGATGGCCGCCGAGCGCGAGTGA
- a CDS encoding MarR family winged helix-turn-helix transcriptional regulator: protein MDKEKRGHVKDIVRRCASFNLRRASRLITRKFDEALRDFGVKATQLSVLMAIYSEPNQPLSKLAWTLGMDRTSLTRNLKILHDRGLVLIEESGDKREHRIGISLEGERLLKDAFPVWRKVQGDVEEALGGEHWRNLLSGLHEVAHFFCSKRCVRTHGSENGESHGR, encoded by the coding sequence ATGGATAAGGAAAAACGAGGACACGTGAAGGACATAGTCAGACGGTGCGCGAGTTTCAATCTGAGACGAGCGTCCCGCCTCATTACCAGGAAATTCGACGAAGCCCTTCGCGATTTTGGAGTGAAGGCTACTCAGTTGTCCGTGCTGATGGCCATCTATTCTGAGCCCAACCAACCGCTTTCGAAATTGGCGTGGACCCTGGGAATGGACCGAACTTCCCTCACCCGCAATCTCAAGATCCTTCATGACAGGGGCCTGGTGCTGATAGAAGAGAGCGGCGACAAGAGAGAACACAGGATTGGCATTTCCCTGGAAGGAGAGCGTTTGCTCAAGGACGCATTCCCTGTCTGGCGTAAGGTTCAGGGTGATGTCGAAGAGGCCCTGGGTGGGGAGCACTGGAGAAATCTTCTCTCCGGTCTTCACGAGGTGGCGCATTTTTTTTGCAGCAAAAGGTGCGTACGCACTCATGGCTCAGAAAATGGAGAAAGCCATGGCCGGTAA
- a CDS encoding DUF302 domain-containing protein, whose protein sequence is MSTDKTFSVTRHTLTTPKPFDEFIGELEKRSPVVPPEVFGELADLNLPQDELKARVEGLIGSSGFVFFLKVRHDQLFSHFGRTHASVQYAIGNPLIAKDVSDKAPAICLYTPFRLAVYESPETHETIVSYDSPASLFGSFGVPEAAEIGAKLEGKLQDLLTRCL, encoded by the coding sequence ATGTCAACCGATAAGACTTTCAGCGTCACGCGGCACACCCTGACCACGCCGAAGCCGTTCGACGAGTTCATCGGCGAACTCGAGAAGCGCTCGCCCGTGGTCCCGCCGGAGGTATTCGGGGAGCTCGCCGACTTGAACCTTCCACAGGACGAGCTCAAGGCGCGGGTCGAGGGTCTCATCGGGTCGAGCGGCTTCGTCTTCTTCTTGAAGGTCAGACACGATCAACTGTTCTCCCACTTCGGCCGAACTCACGCCAGCGTCCAGTACGCCATCGGCAATCCGCTCATAGCGAAAGACGTGTCCGACAAAGCCCCGGCCATCTGCCTGTACACGCCGTTTCGGCTGGCCGTGTACGAGTCGCCCGAGACCCACGAGACGATCGTGAGTTACGACAGCCCCGCGTCGCTCTTCGGCTCCTTCGGTGTTCCCGAGGCGGCCGAGATCGGCGCAAAGCTCGAGGGAAAGCTGCAGGACCTCCTGACCCGGTGCCTGTGA
- a CDS encoding ArsR/SmtB family transcription factor, translating to MNLNEKERLRLKAEVFKAMGHPIRLGIIEFLQQGEMCVCDIVAHVGTEISNVSKHLSLLKKTGLVADRRDGLKIMYRLTMPCALDFARCVEGVVIKRLEEQRAVMVA from the coding sequence ATGAACCTGAACGAAAAAGAAAGGCTGCGATTAAAGGCCGAGGTATTCAAGGCCATGGGGCACCCCATCCGCTTGGGAATCATTGAGTTCCTCCAACAGGGCGAGATGTGCGTCTGTGACATAGTGGCTCATGTGGGCACAGAGATTTCCAATGTCTCCAAGCACCTCTCTCTTCTGAAAAAAACCGGCCTGGTTGCGGATCGCCGAGACGGGCTCAAGATAATGTACAGATTGACCATGCCGTGTGCTCTGGATTTCGCCCGCTGTGTTGAGGGGGTAGTTATCAAAAGGCTTGAAGAGCAGCGAGCTGTCATGGTGGCTTGA
- a CDS encoding efflux RND transporter permease subunit produces MTRFNLSAFAVRERAITLFMIIAIMVAGGFAFLHLGRAEDPKFTVKTMTVTAIWPGATAKEMQEQVGDRLEKRLQELEFYDRVETSAYPGMLLMKLQLKDSTPPKDVPDEFYQTRKKLGDEKIYLPQGVIGPILNDEFSDVYFAMYSLEAKGLPHRQLVLEAEALRQRLSRVDGVEKVTILGEQDPKIYVEISYKRLATLGVKATDLFHALRTQNDVTPSGFVDTAGPRVYLRLEGAIDGVEAVKAIPVASGGKLLKIGDVAEVTRGYEDPATKQIRHQGEPSIILALVMKKGFNGLTLGKLLKAEETAIHKELPVGLVLSKVSDQSQVISEAIDEFMIKFAVALAVVMVVSLVTLGFRVGIVVAAAVPLTLAAVFVIMLLTGRDFDRVTLGALIISLGLLVDDAIIAIEMMVVKMEEGLDRIQAATFAWTSTASPMLFGTLVTIAGFLPVGFAKSTAGEYTGNIFWVVAFSLITSWFVAVLFTPYLGVKLLPDIKPVIGGHDAIYATPNYQRFRSIVRRVVDHKWIAGGLTIVLFMLSVVGMGSVEKQFFPNSDRPELIVDVNLPPGSAFAATDRSVKNIEKRIMAEPEAKIVTSYIGHGMPRFILPLNPELPNPAFAQIVVLTEGHAARDALKKKLRQVIEQGAFPEARVWVKQFVFGPPVTFPVLFRVMGPDVDELRRIARDVQAIMAENPNMRDVHLDWGERTPSQRLVLDQDRLRLLGLTPQESALQLQTILNGAPTTQMREGIRSVDVVVRSPGSERHSLENLGNVTLTTRDGRSIPLSQMAHLESRMEDPLLKRYNREPYIAVQGDVVDGVQPPDVTAQILPKLDKLKAALPVGYRIETGGSVDESKKADAALGLLFPPMILLMLIFIMIQVRSFATMFMVFATAPLGLVGAVPTLLVFHQPFGFNAILGLIGLAGIIMRNTLILVDQIHYDKAAGLSDYDAILESTVRRARPVVLTAVAAMLAFIPLTFSSFWGSMAYVLIGGVGVGTILTLLFLPALYAIWFKVKHPHVALKEDSRTRSEELQS; encoded by the coding sequence ATGACCCGCTTCAATCTGTCCGCTTTTGCTGTCCGCGAACGCGCTATCACCCTGTTTATGATTATTGCGATTATGGTGGCCGGGGGATTTGCCTTCCTGCATCTGGGACGGGCAGAAGACCCTAAATTCACCGTTAAGACCATGACGGTAACAGCCATATGGCCGGGAGCCACCGCAAAGGAAATGCAGGAACAGGTGGGTGACCGGCTGGAAAAACGTCTTCAAGAACTTGAATTTTACGACCGGGTAGAAACCTCCGCATACCCCGGAATGCTCTTGATGAAGCTCCAACTTAAAGACTCCACGCCTCCCAAAGATGTGCCGGATGAATTCTACCAGACGCGAAAAAAGCTGGGGGATGAAAAAATTTACCTACCCCAAGGTGTGATTGGTCCGATTCTGAATGACGAATTTTCCGATGTGTATTTTGCCATGTATTCACTGGAAGCAAAAGGCCTTCCACACCGCCAGCTTGTGCTGGAGGCGGAAGCGCTTCGTCAGCGCCTTTCTCGGGTAGACGGCGTAGAGAAGGTCACCATTCTCGGCGAGCAGGATCCCAAAATCTATGTCGAGATTTCCTACAAACGCCTTGCAACTCTTGGGGTAAAGGCGACCGATCTGTTTCATGCACTAAGAACCCAAAATGATGTTACCCCTTCGGGGTTTGTGGATACGGCCGGACCGCGTGTCTATCTGCGCCTTGAAGGAGCCATTGACGGAGTCGAAGCAGTCAAGGCGATTCCCGTGGCAAGCGGGGGAAAATTACTGAAAATCGGTGATGTGGCCGAGGTCACCCGCGGCTACGAAGATCCGGCAACAAAACAGATACGTCACCAGGGAGAGCCTTCGATCATCCTGGCTCTGGTGATGAAAAAAGGCTTCAACGGCCTGACATTGGGCAAGCTGCTGAAAGCCGAAGAGACGGCGATTCACAAAGAATTACCAGTCGGTCTTGTTCTGTCCAAGGTATCGGATCAGTCTCAGGTCATTTCCGAGGCCATTGACGAATTCATGATCAAATTCGCGGTTGCGCTTGCCGTTGTCATGGTGGTGAGTCTCGTAACGCTGGGGTTCCGCGTCGGGATCGTTGTTGCTGCCGCAGTACCTCTTACCCTTGCCGCCGTGTTTGTCATCATGTTGCTTACCGGAAGGGATTTCGACCGGGTCACGCTGGGAGCGCTGATTATTTCCCTGGGGCTGCTGGTGGATGATGCGATCATCGCCATCGAGATGATGGTGGTCAAAATGGAAGAGGGATTGGATCGGATCCAGGCTGCCACATTTGCCTGGACATCCACGGCCAGCCCCATGCTTTTCGGTACCCTGGTTACCATCGCCGGCTTCCTGCCGGTTGGTTTCGCCAAATCAACCGCAGGTGAATATACGGGAAATATATTCTGGGTAGTGGCATTCTCATTGATCACCTCGTGGTTTGTCGCAGTCCTCTTCACCCCCTACTTGGGCGTCAAGCTCCTACCTGACATCAAACCTGTCATAGGAGGGCATGATGCTATTTATGCAACTCCGAACTATCAGCGGTTTCGTAGCATCGTGCGGCGGGTAGTTGATCATAAATGGATTGCAGGCGGACTAACGATTGTTCTTTTTATGTTGTCTGTGGTCGGAATGGGATCTGTGGAGAAACAGTTTTTTCCCAACTCAGACCGCCCCGAATTGATTGTTGACGTCAACCTTCCGCCTGGCAGTGCTTTTGCCGCGACCGATAGATCGGTAAAAAACATCGAAAAAAGAATTATGGCCGAGCCAGAGGCCAAAATAGTCACCAGTTATATCGGCCACGGCATGCCACGCTTCATACTGCCGTTGAATCCCGAATTACCCAACCCGGCCTTTGCCCAAATTGTAGTCCTGACCGAAGGCCATGCGGCGCGCGATGCGCTCAAGAAAAAACTTCGCCAAGTTATTGAACAAGGAGCGTTCCCGGAAGCACGCGTGTGGGTGAAGCAATTCGTTTTCGGTCCCCCTGTCACGTTTCCCGTGCTATTCCGTGTCATGGGACCGGACGTGGATGAGCTTCGCAGGATTGCGCGTGATGTTCAAGCCATCATGGCTGAAAATCCGAACATGCGTGATGTGCATCTGGATTGGGGGGAACGAACTCCGAGCCAGCGCTTGGTCCTTGATCAGGATCGCCTGCGCCTCCTTGGCCTCACCCCGCAAGAATCCGCGCTGCAATTACAGACGATTCTGAATGGCGCTCCCACCACGCAGATGCGCGAGGGCATCCGTTCGGTCGACGTGGTGGTTCGCTCTCCCGGTTCCGAGCGCCATAGCCTGGAGAACCTAGGCAATGTGACTTTGACCACCAGGGACGGGCGCTCGATCCCGCTATCACAGATGGCTCACCTCGAATCCCGGATGGAAGATCCCCTGCTGAAACGCTACAACCGCGAGCCGTATATCGCTGTTCAGGGGGATGTCGTGGACGGGGTCCAGCCTCCGGATGTAACGGCCCAAATTCTCCCCAAACTGGATAAACTGAAGGCAGCCCTTCCCGTAGGATATCGCATAGAAACGGGTGGTTCCGTGGACGAGAGCAAGAAGGCCGATGCGGCGCTGGGACTTCTTTTCCCGCCGATGATACTTCTGATGCTGATATTCATCATGATTCAGGTCCGGTCATTTGCCACCATGTTCATGGTGTTTGCCACTGCTCCTCTTGGCTTGGTCGGGGCAGTGCCAACCCTGCTCGTTTTCCATCAGCCATTTGGATTTAACGCAATTCTCGGTTTGATTGGGTTGGCGGGGATCATCATGCGCAATACGCTGATTCTGGTGGACCAGATCCACTACGATAAGGCAGCAGGATTAAGTGATTACGATGCCATACTCGAATCCACCGTACGCCGTGCGCGCCCGGTAGTCCTGACCGCTGTGGCTGCAATGCTTGCCTTTATCCCCCTGACTTTTTCGAGCTTCTGGGGATCAATGGCCTATGTCCTGATTGGCGGAGTTGGCGTTGGGACGATTCTGACGCTGCTCTTTTTGCCGGCCCTCTACGCAATCTGGTTCAAAGTTAAACATCCCCATGTCGCCCTGAAGGAGGATTCACGGACACGTTCCGAAGAATTGCAGTCCTGA
- a CDS encoding permease, with protein MAPEKKFQTVDAQVASPSRSLVEIVRESHLLSYWQDEWKPLALIIGVFLACYYIPVGNARFDNAVMEAFHLVKWYAQEHVLLCLVPAFFIAGAIGVFVSQEGVMKYLGPTASKWVAYPVASVSGTVLAVCSCTILPLFAGIWTRGAGLGPASAFLYSGPAINVLAIILSARILGLEIGIARAVGAVTFSVVIGLLMHLIFRKEEEARTEATLAAMAGIKHEVRPLWQTTIYFALMVGVLVFANWGKPDVESGLWYTIYSSKWIISGLLGLGFAIALVVWFGLPAWKMAISGVIVSILATIFSHDPLVPFTAGVIALSVMTTTSEGETQDWFNESWGFAKQIMPLLLLGVLVAGLLLGRPDKEGLIPNAWIAWALGGNSIWSNALASVAGAFMYFATLTEVPIVQGLIGSGMGKGPALALLLAGPALSLPSMLVINSVMGFRKTVVFVVLVCTLSTAAGMIFGAIVD; from the coding sequence ATGGCGCCGGAAAAGAAGTTCCAGACAGTAGATGCACAGGTAGCTAGCCCCTCTCGCTCGTTAGTGGAAATTGTGAGAGAAAGCCATTTGTTGTCCTATTGGCAAGATGAGTGGAAGCCTCTGGCCCTCATTATTGGGGTATTCTTGGCCTGCTACTACATACCGGTAGGAAATGCGCGTTTCGATAATGCCGTTATGGAAGCGTTCCACCTCGTCAAATGGTATGCACAGGAACACGTGTTGCTTTGTCTTGTCCCCGCTTTTTTCATAGCCGGGGCAATAGGCGTTTTTGTGAGCCAGGAAGGAGTGATGAAATACTTGGGGCCCACGGCTTCCAAATGGGTCGCTTATCCTGTTGCTTCTGTTTCCGGCACAGTACTTGCCGTCTGTTCTTGCACAATTCTTCCCCTTTTCGCTGGAATCTGGACGCGGGGAGCGGGGCTGGGGCCCGCGTCTGCGTTTCTTTATTCGGGCCCCGCTATAAACGTGCTGGCGATTATCCTTTCTGCTCGAATCCTCGGGTTGGAAATCGGCATAGCTCGTGCTGTGGGAGCTGTTACTTTTAGCGTAGTAATTGGACTCTTGATGCATCTGATCTTCCGCAAAGAAGAAGAGGCTCGAACCGAAGCCACGTTGGCAGCCATGGCCGGGATAAAACATGAAGTTCGACCTCTATGGCAGACCACCATTTATTTCGCTCTCATGGTCGGAGTTCTCGTATTCGCCAACTGGGGGAAGCCCGATGTGGAAAGTGGCCTCTGGTACACGATTTACTCATCTAAATGGATCATTTCCGGCCTACTCGGACTGGGTTTTGCTATTGCCTTAGTCGTATGGTTCGGGTTACCTGCCTGGAAAATGGCGATTTCCGGTGTGATAGTATCAATTTTGGCAACGATCTTCTCACATGACCCACTTGTTCCATTTACCGCCGGTGTTATAGCGCTTTCGGTTATGACCACCACTTCAGAAGGCGAGACTCAGGACTGGTTCAATGAGTCCTGGGGTTTTGCAAAACAGATAATGCCATTGTTGCTTTTGGGAGTGCTCGTGGCAGGTCTGTTGTTGGGGCGCCCGGATAAGGAAGGCCTCATTCCGAATGCGTGGATTGCATGGGCTCTCGGTGGAAACTCGATCTGGTCTAACGCCCTGGCGTCCGTGGCGGGTGCGTTCATGTACTTTGCCACTCTAACCGAGGTTCCAATCGTGCAAGGTCTCATCGGCAGTGGAATGGGCAAAGGCCCCGCCTTGGCTCTTCTGCTCGCCGGTCCTGCACTTTCACTACCAAGTATGCTGGTTATAAATAGCGTGATGGGTTTCAGAAAGACAGTGGTGTTTGTTGTCCTTGTGTGCACGCTATCTACTGCCGCGGGCATGATCTTCGGAGCTATTGTCGATTGA
- a CDS encoding xanthine dehydrogenase family protein molybdopterin-binding subunit, with product MDNQTQNPDLHPPAAEGPSVGRPVRRLEDERLLRGGSRYVSDLIATSDALRLKILRSPHAHARILAVSATAARAMPGVVAVLTADDLAGVGDLPCDWQAPGMIAIPLHPVLARDRARYVGEPIAAVAAESAHAAEDALAAIAVSYEVLLAVADQEAAIEPGAALLHDALPNNIGYQYRREGGDVERAFAEAEVVVRRRLTNNRVAPAPIEGRVVLSEFDPASGRLVHHTASQLPHIHARSLGACLGLPLHMLRLIVPDIGGGFGAKLCFYAEDVICAFLSMRTGRPCAWSEERGETFLATTHGRDQIQYAEIAARRDGRITGFRSRLLADIGAYAIGMGPGVPAINTGFGVSGPYNIPNVATEVVGIFTNRTPTGPYRGAGHPEATFLLERMVDELARELAMDPAEVRRVNFVSPSAMPHRMPTGWTLDSGDYAANLDAALKLAGYRELRERQATLRAEGRFLGIGLATFTESSGVGPSIGMESVGFRRAGHESARVVVHADGRATVFSGAMSTGQGHATSLAQVAADVLGLAPDEVEVVEGDTEAVPFGTGTFNSRSMAIGGTAVYEAARKLLDKARKIAAHKLQRRPEDLTFEDGVFRPSDGLGIIAAAAHAGKKVEDKVVHAVFRRRMGMDLPPSDREAGTVTFADVAREAHLGHGLPRGMAPGLDETHFFDPVDMPFAYGTHVAVVEVDPETGQVALLRHVVVDDCGRIINPLLVEGQVHGGAAQGVGQALMEAMVHGVGGEPMVDDFGEYAMPRAADLPAFETGHTEVPTKLNPLGAKGVGEGATIGATPAVVNSVLDALAPLGVSEVSMPMTPMRVWQAIERAREGRGTKGENNA from the coding sequence ATGGACAACCAGACCCAGAACCCGGACTTGCATCCTCCGGCGGCTGAGGGTCCCAGCGTGGGCCGTCCCGTCCGTCGTCTCGAAGACGAACGCTTGCTGCGAGGCGGGAGCCGCTACGTCTCGGACCTGATCGCGACGTCCGACGCCCTGCGCCTCAAGATACTGCGTTCACCCCACGCCCACGCCCGGATCCTCGCGGTCAGCGCCACCGCCGCCCGCGCGATGCCGGGGGTCGTGGCCGTCCTCACGGCCGACGACCTGGCGGGCGTCGGCGACCTCCCCTGCGATTGGCAGGCCCCCGGCATGATCGCGATCCCGCTGCATCCGGTCCTGGCCCGCGACCGTGCCCGGTACGTCGGCGAGCCGATCGCGGCAGTCGCGGCCGAGAGCGCTCACGCGGCGGAGGACGCGCTGGCGGCAATCGCGGTCTCCTACGAGGTGCTCCTTGCGGTTGCCGACCAGGAGGCGGCCATCGAGCCGGGTGCTGCCCTACTTCACGACGCCTTGCCCAACAACATCGGCTACCAGTACCGCCGCGAGGGGGGCGACGTCGAGCGCGCATTCGCCGAGGCCGAGGTCGTCGTGCGACGGCGTCTGACCAACAACCGGGTCGCACCCGCACCGATCGAGGGCCGCGTGGTGCTTTCCGAGTTCGACCCCGCGTCCGGCCGGCTGGTCCACCACACAGCGAGCCAGCTCCCTCACATCCACGCGCGGTCCCTCGGCGCATGCCTTGGCCTGCCGCTCCATATGCTGCGGCTTATCGTCCCCGACATCGGCGGAGGGTTCGGAGCCAAGCTCTGCTTTTACGCCGAGGACGTGATCTGCGCCTTTCTGTCGATGCGCACGGGCCGCCCCTGCGCCTGGTCGGAGGAGCGCGGCGAAACCTTTCTCGCCACCACGCACGGGCGCGACCAGATCCAGTACGCCGAGATCGCGGCCAGGCGCGACGGGCGCATCACGGGCTTCCGCTCTCGGCTCCTCGCCGACATCGGCGCCTATGCGATCGGCATGGGGCCTGGCGTGCCCGCGATCAACACAGGGTTCGGGGTCTCCGGCCCTTACAACATCCCGAACGTCGCGACTGAGGTAGTGGGTATCTTCACCAACCGCACCCCGACCGGTCCCTACCGCGGCGCGGGACACCCCGAGGCCACCTTCCTCCTCGAGCGGATGGTGGACGAGCTGGCACGCGAGCTCGCGATGGATCCCGCCGAGGTCCGGAGGGTGAATTTCGTGTCCCCGTCCGCCATGCCGCACCGGATGCCGACGGGGTGGACGCTCGATTCGGGCGACTACGCCGCCAACCTGGACGCGGCGCTCAAGCTCGCGGGCTACCGCGAGTTGCGCGAGCGTCAGGCGACCTTGCGGGCGGAGGGTCGTTTCCTTGGCATCGGGCTCGCGACCTTCACCGAGAGTTCGGGCGTTGGGCCCTCGATCGGGATGGAGTCGGTCGGTTTTCGTCGGGCCGGCCACGAGAGCGCCCGCGTAGTCGTCCACGCCGACGGTCGCGCGACCGTCTTCTCCGGGGCGATGAGCACCGGGCAGGGCCACGCGACGAGCCTCGCCCAGGTCGCGGCCGACGTGCTGGGGCTGGCGCCCGACGAGGTCGAGGTAGTGGAGGGCGACACCGAGGCCGTGCCGTTCGGGACCGGCACCTTCAACTCGCGCTCCATGGCGATCGGCGGCACGGCCGTCTACGAGGCGGCTCGCAAGCTCCTGGACAAGGCCCGGAAGATCGCCGCCCACAAGCTCCAGAGGCGTCCCGAGGACCTCACCTTCGAGGACGGCGTTTTCCGCCCCTCGGACGGATTGGGGATAATAGCGGCGGCCGCACACGCCGGCAAGAAGGTCGAGGACAAGGTGGTCCACGCCGTCTTCCGGCGGCGGATGGGCATGGATCTCCCCCCGTCGGACCGCGAAGCCGGGACCGTGACCTTCGCCGACGTGGCGCGCGAGGCGCATCTCGGCCACGGCCTGCCGAGGGGCATGGCGCCGGGCCTCGACGAAACCCACTTCTTCGACCCCGTGGACATGCCCTTCGCCTACGGCACCCACGTCGCCGTGGTCGAGGTCGACCCCGAGACCGGGCAGGTCGCCTTGCTGCGTCACGTCGTGGTCGACGACTGCGGCCGGATCATCAACCCCCTGCTCGTCGAGGGGCAGGTGCACGGCGGCGCGGCGCAGGGCGTCGGCCAGGCGCTCATGGAGGCGATGGTCCACGGGGTAGGCGGAGAGCCGATGGTCGACGATTTCGGCGAGTACGCGATGCCGCGCGCGGCCGACCTACCCGCGTTCGAGACGGGCCATACCGAGGTCCCAACCAAGCTGAACCCGCTCGGCGCCAAGGGCGTCGGCGAGGGCGCCACGATCGGGGCGACGCCGGCCGTCGTCAACTCCGTTCTGGACGCGCTGGCGCCGCTCGGCGTGAGCGAGGTGTCCATGCCGATGACCCCGATGCGGGTGTGGCAGGCAATCGAACGGGCACGAGAGGGGAGGGGCACGAAAGGAGAGAACAATGCCTGA